In one Fodinicola acaciae genomic region, the following are encoded:
- the panB gene encoding 3-methyl-2-oxobutanoate hydroxymethyltransferase: MTPNRPPTPPAEPGLYGGITSRRVRVRDLTSAKERGERWPMLTSYDQYTAGIFDEAGIPVLLVGDSAANNVYGYETTLPVTMDELLPLVRAVVRSTSRALVVADMPFGSFEASAEQALASAVRFMKAGAQAVKLEGGRRVAPQVEALTGAGIPVMAHIGFTPQHEHTIGGYRVQGRGSDGDRLVGDAICLAEAGAFAVVLEMVPSDVAKRITGELRIPTVGIGAGPHCDAQVLVWQDMAGMRGGRMPRFVKQYADLRTILADAVNHYADDVRSGAFPTDVHSFD, encoded by the coding sequence ATGACACCGAACCGACCCCCGACCCCGCCGGCCGAGCCCGGCCTGTACGGCGGCATCACCAGCAGGCGGGTACGCGTACGCGACCTGACCTCCGCCAAGGAGCGTGGCGAGCGCTGGCCGATGCTCACCAGCTACGACCAGTACACCGCCGGCATCTTCGACGAGGCGGGCATCCCGGTGTTGCTGGTCGGCGACTCCGCGGCCAACAACGTCTACGGCTACGAGACGACGCTGCCGGTGACCATGGACGAACTGCTGCCGCTGGTGCGAGCCGTGGTACGGAGCACCAGCAGGGCTCTCGTCGTGGCCGACATGCCGTTCGGGTCCTTCGAGGCGTCGGCGGAGCAGGCGCTGGCCAGCGCCGTGCGGTTCATGAAGGCCGGTGCTCAGGCGGTGAAGCTGGAAGGCGGCCGCCGGGTCGCTCCACAGGTCGAGGCTCTGACTGGCGCCGGCATCCCGGTCATGGCGCACATCGGCTTCACGCCGCAGCACGAGCACACGATCGGCGGCTATCGCGTACAGGGACGCGGGTCCGATGGCGACCGGTTGGTCGGCGACGCCATCTGTCTCGCTGAGGCCGGCGCGTTCGCGGTGGTCCTGGAGATGGTCCCGAGCGACGTGGCCAAGCGGATCACCGGCGAGCTGCGGATCCCGACCGTCGGAATCGGCGCCGGCCCGCACTGCGACGCGCAGGTGCTGGTGTGGCAGGACATGGCCGGTATGCGTGGCGGCCGGATGCCGCGGTTCGTCAAGCAGTACGCGGACCTGCGGACGATCCTCGCCGACGCGGTCAACCATTACGCCGACGACGTACGGTCCGGTGCGTTCCCGACCGACGTGCACTCGTTCGACTGA
- a CDS encoding NAD(P)/FAD-dependent oxidoreductase, giving the protein MIRDAATTIIGAGAVGCAVAYHLARDGWRDVQVVDARDVAEATTAQAAGLVGQVRSTVERTRLAMASVRLFSRLEAETGYPPDWRQTGSIRIALTDERVAEFRRMATIAESAGLETAFLTPEELRDRFPLIDTGTVRAALWCPTDGYLQPHSLTTAYSRAARDLGVTFHPRVTVTGLSVRAGAIDGLRTDAGDVHTELVVDAAGPWAAAIAAMAGAELPIVPVRHEYFVSTPVAGWSAGLPVLRIPDLRLYVRAEGSAVLCGGWEAAAVSRDPRSIVRADAMPVDPDWDVLARFASDLASVVASADGVRPSAVFRGWPAFAPDGRFVVGPVPGIRGFVMAAACNAHGVSGSAGLAEHVLESMGPDPSPYVRSLSPARFMAQPVDWEQAQTRARSVYENYYAVTP; this is encoded by the coding sequence ATGATCCGGGACGCCGCGACGACGATCATCGGCGCCGGTGCAGTGGGGTGCGCGGTCGCGTACCACCTGGCGCGGGACGGCTGGCGGGACGTTCAGGTCGTCGACGCACGCGACGTGGCCGAGGCGACCACCGCGCAGGCCGCGGGACTGGTCGGCCAGGTGCGGTCCACCGTCGAGCGCACGCGGCTGGCGATGGCCTCCGTACGGCTGTTCTCGCGGCTCGAGGCCGAGACCGGCTATCCACCGGACTGGCGGCAGACCGGCAGCATCCGGATCGCGCTGACCGACGAGCGGGTCGCCGAGTTCCGCCGGATGGCCACGATCGCCGAATCCGCCGGCCTCGAGACAGCGTTTCTCACGCCGGAAGAGCTGCGCGACCGGTTCCCGCTCATCGACACCGGCACCGTACGGGCCGCTCTGTGGTGTCCGACCGACGGCTACCTCCAGCCGCACAGTCTCACGACGGCGTACTCGCGCGCTGCGCGGGACCTCGGCGTGACGTTCCATCCGCGCGTGACCGTCACTGGTCTGTCCGTACGCGCCGGCGCCATCGATGGCCTCCGGACGGACGCCGGCGACGTGCACACGGAGCTGGTCGTCGACGCGGCCGGACCGTGGGCCGCCGCGATCGCCGCGATGGCCGGCGCGGAACTGCCGATCGTCCCCGTGCGCCACGAGTATTTCGTGAGTACTCCGGTCGCCGGCTGGTCCGCCGGCCTGCCGGTGCTCCGGATCCCGGACCTGCGGTTGTACGTCCGCGCCGAAGGCTCTGCGGTGCTGTGCGGTGGTTGGGAGGCCGCCGCGGTGAGCCGCGATCCGCGTTCGATCGTTCGCGCGGATGCTATGCCGGTCGATCCCGACTGGGACGTACTGGCCAGATTCGCGAGCGACCTGGCGTCCGTCGTCGCCAGCGCCGACGGAGTGCGACCCTCAGCGGTGTTCCGTGGTTGGCCGGCCTTCGCGCCGGACGGTCGGTTCGTCGTCGGGCCGGTGCCGGGGATCCGCGGATTCGTGATGGCCGCGGCCTGCAACGCCCACGGAGTCTCCGGATCCGCCGGACTGGCAGAGCACGTCCTGGAGAGCATGGGACCCGACCCGTCGCCGTACGTCCGGTCGCTGAGTCCTGCGCGGTTCATGGCACAGCCCGTCGACTGGGAACAGGCGCAGACCCGTGCGCGGTCGGTCTACGAGAACTACTACGCGGTCACACCATGA
- a CDS encoding NAD+ synthase: MLTLRLAMAQIDPVVGDIPGNADLILAAAREARGAGAAIVAVGEMALTGYPAEDLLYRDSFAAASQAELERLAERLDQEGLGSLIVVTGYYDLDGPLTRGPDDGAGGGPRNAAALLHGGKVITRYFKHYLPNYGVFDEDRYFNPGDRLPVVRLGLADGEVDVAIVICEDMWATGGPVTAAAEAGVNLVLSINASPYEQTKSDERLELCQRRAREARAPLAYVNIVGGQDELVFDGDSVVVDADGTVLARATQFAPEMLVADVEVGTSFSDRDGVLAGMTVERLRLDVPDLPAVTEPAPARIAERLSADGEVWSALVLGLRDYVRKNGFRSVVLGLSGGIDSSVVAAIAADAIGADNVVGVSMPSKYSSDHSQSDAADLAERIGLDYRVVPIANFVEAINSELGFSGLAEENLQARIRGAIILMGLSNSAGHLVLTTGNKSELAVGYSTLYGDSCGGFNPIKDVLKTAVWRIARWRNAEAERRGETPPIPESAITKPPSAELRPGQVDEDSLPPYEQLDAILAGYVDGDMSRRDLLAAGHDPTVVDRVVRMVDLAEYKRRQSAPGPKITGKAFGRDRRLPITNGWREHG, translated from the coding sequence ATGCTCACGCTGCGTTTGGCCATGGCCCAGATCGACCCGGTCGTCGGTGACATCCCCGGCAACGCCGACCTCATCCTTGCCGCCGCGCGCGAGGCCCGCGGCGCCGGAGCCGCGATCGTCGCGGTCGGCGAGATGGCCCTCACCGGCTATCCGGCCGAGGACCTGCTCTACCGCGACTCCTTCGCGGCGGCCAGCCAGGCCGAGCTGGAGCGGTTGGCCGAGCGGCTGGACCAGGAAGGGCTCGGTTCACTGATCGTCGTCACTGGTTACTACGACCTGGACGGCCCGCTGACCCGTGGCCCCGACGACGGTGCAGGCGGCGGCCCACGCAACGCCGCCGCGCTGCTGCACGGCGGCAAGGTCATCACGCGCTACTTCAAGCACTACCTGCCGAACTACGGCGTCTTCGACGAGGACCGCTACTTCAACCCCGGTGACCGGCTGCCGGTCGTCCGGCTCGGCCTCGCCGATGGCGAAGTCGACGTGGCGATCGTGATCTGCGAGGACATGTGGGCCACCGGCGGCCCGGTCACCGCCGCCGCGGAGGCCGGCGTCAACCTCGTGCTCAGCATCAACGCGTCGCCGTACGAGCAGACCAAGAGCGACGAGCGGCTGGAGCTGTGCCAGCGCCGGGCCCGCGAGGCGCGCGCTCCCCTCGCGTACGTGAACATCGTGGGCGGTCAGGATGAACTCGTATTCGACGGCGACTCGGTGGTGGTCGACGCCGACGGCACGGTGCTCGCGCGCGCGACCCAGTTCGCGCCGGAGATGTTGGTCGCCGACGTCGAGGTCGGGACGTCGTTCTCCGACCGCGACGGTGTGCTGGCCGGAATGACCGTGGAGCGCCTGCGCCTGGACGTACCGGACCTGCCGGCCGTGACCGAGCCCGCGCCGGCGCGGATCGCTGAGCGGCTGTCCGCGGATGGCGAGGTGTGGTCGGCGCTTGTCCTTGGGCTGCGCGACTACGTCCGCAAGAACGGCTTCCGCTCGGTCGTGCTCGGCCTGTCTGGCGGCATCGACTCCAGTGTGGTCGCCGCGATCGCCGCCGACGCGATCGGCGCCGACAATGTCGTCGGCGTGTCGATGCCGAGCAAATACTCCTCCGATCATTCGCAGAGCGACGCGGCCGACCTCGCCGAGCGGATCGGCCTGGACTACCGCGTCGTACCGATCGCCAACTTCGTCGAGGCGATCAACTCCGAGCTCGGATTCAGCGGACTCGCCGAGGAAAACCTGCAGGCTCGGATCCGCGGCGCGATCATCCTGATGGGCCTGTCCAACTCGGCCGGACACCTGGTGCTGACGACCGGCAACAAGAGCGAGCTGGCGGTCGGCTATTCGACGCTCTACGGCGACTCCTGCGGCGGCTTCAACCCCATCAAGGACGTGCTGAAGACCGCGGTCTGGCGGATCGCGCGATGGCGCAACGCCGAGGCGGAACGGCGTGGCGAGACCCCGCCGATCCCCGAGTCGGCCATCACCAAACCGCCGTCCGCGGAGCTGCGGCCCGGCCAGGTCGACGAGGACTCGCTGCCGCCGTACGAGCAACTCGACGCGATCCTCGCCGGTTACGTCGACGGCGACATGTCCCGCCGCGACCTGCTGGCGGCCGGTCACGACCCGACCGTCGTGGACCGGGTCGTACGGATGGTCGACCTCGCCGAGTACAAGCGCCGGCAGTCCGCACCAGGACCGAAGATCACCGGCAAGGCCTTCGGTCGCGACCGCCGGTTGCCGATCACCAACGGCTGGCGCGAGCACGGCTGA
- a CDS encoding type 1 glutamine amidotransferase yields the protein MTTSPLLVVENDPTDGPCRLGDWLTGAGLELDLVRPYAGEPLPATLDGHSGMLVMGGAQDAFAVPDPATRTQWFPELAGLIRTARQHRRPVLGVCLGGQLVAQAFGGRVARADNGGDIGPRLVGKRDRAESDPLFGPMPLAPDVLQFHVDEVVALPPESLLLAASPRCANEAFRIGDRVWGLQFHIECDAEMLAAWIAEVPDLVAAHGYDPDELLERFVAVLDDVEEAWRPFAERFASVVRGELPSGRPGLPIIGAGH from the coding sequence GTGACGACGAGCCCCCTTCTGGTGGTCGAGAACGATCCGACCGATGGGCCGTGCCGGCTCGGTGACTGGCTGACCGGTGCTGGCCTGGAGCTGGATCTGGTGCGTCCGTACGCCGGCGAGCCACTGCCGGCCACGCTCGACGGGCACTCCGGGATGCTGGTGATGGGTGGCGCGCAGGACGCCTTCGCAGTCCCCGACCCGGCGACCAGGACGCAGTGGTTTCCGGAGCTGGCCGGGCTGATCCGGACGGCTCGGCAACACCGCCGGCCGGTGCTCGGCGTGTGTCTCGGCGGCCAGCTGGTCGCGCAGGCCTTCGGCGGCCGGGTGGCGCGCGCGGACAACGGCGGCGACATCGGCCCTCGACTGGTCGGCAAGCGTGATCGCGCGGAGAGCGACCCGCTGTTCGGGCCGATGCCGCTCGCGCCGGACGTGCTGCAGTTCCACGTCGACGAGGTCGTCGCACTTCCACCGGAGTCGCTGTTGCTGGCGGCGTCGCCGCGATGTGCCAACGAGGCGTTCCGGATCGGTGACCGGGTATGGGGATTGCAGTTCCACATCGAGTGCGACGCGGAGATGCTGGCCGCTTGGATCGCCGAGGTCCCCGATCTGGTCGCGGCACACGGATACGACCCGGACGAGCTGCTGGAACGCTTCGTCGCCGTGCTCGACGACGTGGAGGAGGCGTGGCGGCCGTTCGCCGAGCGGTTCGCCTCGGTGGTCCGCGGCGAGCTGCCGTCCGGCCGGCCGGGACTGCCGATCATCGGCGCCGGACACTAG
- a CDS encoding glutamine synthetase family protein, with the protein MDRQQEFVLRTLEERDIRFVRLWFTDILGTLKSVSVAPAELEAAFEEGIGFDGSAIEGFARVHESDMVAMPDPGTFQVFPFEGGLHGESARMFCDIKMPDGSPSWADPRHVLRRALDRAAEKGFSFYTHPEIEFYLMHDIPEDGSPPVPVDSGGYFDHTTHSSARDFRRQAVLALERIGISVEFSHHEVAPGQQEIDLRYADALATADNVMTFRHVVKEVALSQGVHATFMPKPFSDQPGSGMHTHLSLFTGENNAFHDPADGMKLSTVGRQFIAGLLVHAREFTAVTNQWVNSYKRLFGAPLDGRITESPAYVCWGHLNRSALVRVPAYGKANSARVEVRSIDSACNPYLTFAVLLAAGLRGIEKGYELPAGAEDDVSALTEAERRALGFTDLPHNLSEALRAMETSELVAETLGEHVFDFFLKNKRAEWEDYRSQVTPYERRRYLPSL; encoded by the coding sequence GTGGACCGCCAGCAGGAGTTCGTGCTGCGGACCCTGGAAGAACGTGACATCCGGTTCGTCCGGCTGTGGTTCACCGACATTCTCGGCACGCTCAAGTCCGTGTCGGTGGCGCCGGCCGAGCTGGAAGCCGCGTTCGAGGAGGGCATCGGCTTCGACGGCTCGGCGATCGAGGGCTTCGCGCGCGTACACGAGTCGGACATGGTGGCGATGCCGGATCCGGGGACGTTCCAGGTCTTCCCGTTCGAAGGCGGCCTGCACGGCGAGAGCGCGCGGATGTTCTGCGACATCAAGATGCCGGACGGCTCACCGTCCTGGGCCGACCCTCGGCACGTGCTGCGCCGCGCGTTGGACCGCGCGGCAGAGAAGGGCTTCAGCTTCTACACGCACCCGGAGATCGAGTTCTATCTGATGCACGACATCCCCGAAGATGGCTCGCCGCCGGTCCCGGTGGACAGCGGCGGCTACTTCGACCACACCACCCACTCGTCCGCGCGTGACTTCCGGCGTCAGGCCGTGCTCGCGCTCGAGCGGATCGGCATCTCGGTGGAGTTCAGCCATCACGAGGTGGCACCGGGGCAGCAGGAGATCGACCTGCGGTACGCCGACGCGCTGGCGACCGCAGACAACGTGATGACCTTCCGCCACGTCGTGAAGGAGGTCGCGCTGTCCCAGGGGGTGCACGCGACCTTCATGCCGAAGCCGTTCTCCGACCAACCCGGCTCCGGCATGCACACGCACCTTTCGCTGTTCACCGGCGAGAACAACGCGTTCCACGATCCGGCCGACGGCATGAAGCTGTCGACGGTCGGGCGGCAGTTCATCGCCGGCCTGCTGGTGCACGCGCGCGAGTTCACCGCGGTGACCAACCAGTGGGTCAACTCGTACAAGCGGCTGTTCGGTGCGCCGCTGGACGGCCGGATCACCGAGTCGCCGGCGTACGTGTGCTGGGGTCACCTGAACCGGTCGGCGCTGGTCCGCGTGCCGGCGTACGGCAAAGCCAACTCGGCGCGCGTCGAGGTGCGGTCGATCGACTCCGCGTGCAACCCGTACCTGACCTTCGCCGTCCTGCTGGCGGCCGGTCTGCGCGGCATCGAGAAGGGCTACGAGCTGCCGGCCGGTGCCGAGGACGACGTGTCGGCCCTGACCGAGGCCGAGCGGCGGGCCCTCGGCTTCACCGATCTTCCGCACAACCTGTCGGAGGCCCTGCGGGCTATGGAGACCAGCGAGTTGGTCGCCGAGACGCTCGGTGAGCATGTCTTCGACTTCTTCCTGAAGAACAAGCGCGCCGAGTGGGAGGACTACCGCAGTCAGGTCACGCCGTACGAGCGGCGGCGCTACCTGCCGTCGCTGTAG
- a CDS encoding MFS transporter, with protein MSTTESSSGTGARRGRVVPLCWTAILLDGFDLVVLGSVLPVLLAGHVWGLTPASGALISTLGLVGMTIGAMVIGTVTERIGRRRAVIFSVITFSLFTLLCAFAPSVMIFGLLRLLAGIGLGGCLPMSITLTAEHYAGTRRANSATTVIMTGYHVGAMATALLGILFIDSLGWRSLFVFGALPALVLVPLMLRYLPDSPTAVTADDAKPSIRAAVATLFSRGLLWPTIAFWVTSFMGLILVYGLNTWLPEIMRQAGYPLGAALGLLLTLNFGGVAGLLVAGFVADRVGIGRSTIGWFVGGALFLALLSVRIPAVGLYVAVFLAGAFVFSAQVLVYAYVTRAYPDKARATGLGWTAGVGRVGAICGPLIGGALLTAGIAYPWGFYVFAAVAGLAAIAVAAVGNAQPAPATNAIREKSQAL; from the coding sequence GTGAGCACCACCGAGTCATCGTCCGGGACAGGTGCGCGCCGAGGTCGGGTCGTGCCGCTCTGCTGGACGGCGATCCTGCTGGACGGGTTTGACCTTGTCGTCCTCGGCAGCGTCTTGCCGGTGCTGCTCGCCGGCCATGTCTGGGGTCTCACCCCGGCCAGTGGTGCATTGATTTCCACGCTCGGTCTGGTCGGCATGACGATCGGCGCGATGGTCATCGGTACGGTCACCGAGCGGATCGGCCGGCGCCGCGCGGTGATCTTCTCCGTCATCACGTTCTCGCTCTTCACGCTGCTCTGCGCGTTCGCGCCGTCCGTGATGATCTTCGGCCTGCTGCGGCTGCTCGCCGGCATCGGGCTCGGCGGCTGTCTGCCGATGTCGATCACGCTCACGGCCGAGCACTACGCCGGCACTCGGCGCGCAAACAGTGCCACGACGGTCATCATGACCGGCTACCACGTAGGCGCGATGGCCACCGCGCTGCTCGGCATCCTGTTCATCGACAGCCTCGGATGGAGGTCGCTGTTCGTCTTCGGCGCTCTTCCGGCCCTCGTCCTCGTACCGCTGATGCTTCGCTATCTGCCGGACTCGCCGACCGCGGTCACCGCCGATGACGCGAAGCCATCGATCAGGGCGGCGGTCGCGACGCTGTTCTCGCGTGGCCTGCTGTGGCCGACGATCGCCTTCTGGGTCACCTCGTTCATGGGCCTGATCCTGGTGTACGGACTCAACACCTGGCTGCCGGAGATCATGCGGCAGGCCGGCTATCCGCTCGGAGCCGCGCTCGGACTGTTGCTGACCCTCAACTTCGGTGGCGTGGCCGGTCTGCTGGTCGCCGGCTTCGTCGCCGACCGTGTCGGCATCGGACGTTCCACGATCGGCTGGTTCGTCGGCGGCGCGCTGTTTCTCGCGCTGCTCAGCGTTCGGATCCCGGCTGTCGGCCTGTACGTCGCGGTGTTCCTGGCCGGCGCCTTCGTCTTCAGCGCGCAGGTCCTGGTCTACGCGTACGTCACCCGGGCCTACCCGGACAAGGCGCGCGCAACTGGTCTCGGCTGGACCGCCGGCGTCGGCCGGGTCGGCGCGATCTGCGGCCCGCTGATCGGTGGCGCGCTGCTGACCGCCGGCATCGCCTATCCATGGGGCTTCTATGTCTTCGCCGCGGTCGCCGGGCTCGCTGCCATCGCGGTGGCGGCTGTCGGCAACGCCCAGCCGGCGCCGGCTACCAACGCGATCCGGGAGAAGTCCCAGGCGCTGTGA
- a CDS encoding bifunctional [glutamine synthetase] adenylyltransferase/[glutamine synthetase]-adenylyl-L-tyrosine phosphorylase, with translation MTRPRGAVRLTRYGLLQTDRATDLLTGDPLSFWDIDKAAPLDETAAGILAELGAVGDPDLALLSLHRLAAADPQVVSELRGDRGLRRRLLGVLGASAAFGDLLAARPELWRELTDPGAYAHRPDHGELRQALLAAVGAKDGESIRNGCAMAGVTGPAAVLALRQEYQRRLLCLAARDITGASGLDVVTAELADLADALLQAALAVATATLAPGRPEARMAVIAMGKCGGRELNYVSDVDVLFVAEPVDADTDPAAALRTATTLASSMMRICQQAAWPVDAALRPEGKDGPLVRTLASHRAYYEKWARTWEFQALIKARPAAGDLALGREWWDMVSPLVWRAADADGVVADVRAMRRKVLDHLPPGDAAKEVKLGPGGLRDIEFAVQLLQLVHGRSDPEIRSGNTLEALAKLRDGGYVGLADGAALGDAYRFLRTVEHRLQLQRLRRTHRIPDDSDGVRWLARTLGITGSAEKGPVEAFLDQWAQVARQVRRLHEKLFYRPLLEAVARVPSEAYRLSPDAARSRLGVLGFADPASALRHVEALTSGVSRTAAIQRTLLPAMLYTFADSPNPDAGLLAYRKVSELLGRTPWYLRLLRDSGPVAERTAQLLGASRYVADLLSRDPEALQLLADDAELAPRGLDTLLTAMLAAADRSTEPVAAVTAVRTLRRRELLRIACADLLQLLDVREVGQALSDVADAVLEATLRAAIRGVTTERGAPPPVRVAIVALGRLGGQEIGYASDADVLFVHEPVGGAGDAEAAAAAIAVAERVQRLLAARSVDPPLTVDAGLRPEGRQGPLSRSLASYEAYYRRWSSVWEAQALLRARVAAGDPEIGERLLWIADDLRYPENGLDPAGVTEIRRLKARVDSERLPRGADPALHTKLGRGGLGDVEWTIQLVQMQHARQVPAPGLRSTSTLDALEAAAEAGLISRHCAADMVEAWKLASRVRNALMLVRGRPSDQLPRYGADLAGVAWVIERETEDPQAFVDRYLRTARHARRAVEDIFGA, from the coding sequence GTGACGCGTCCTCGCGGTGCCGTCCGGCTGACCCGGTACGGCCTGCTGCAGACCGACCGAGCAACCGACCTGCTCACCGGTGACCCGCTGTCGTTCTGGGACATCGACAAGGCGGCGCCGCTCGACGAGACCGCTGCCGGGATTCTCGCCGAGCTCGGTGCGGTCGGCGACCCCGATCTGGCGCTGCTGTCGCTGCACCGGCTGGCGGCCGCGGACCCCCAGGTCGTCTCGGAGTTGCGTGGCGACCGAGGGTTGCGTCGGCGCCTGCTCGGTGTGCTCGGAGCCTCGGCCGCGTTCGGCGACCTGCTCGCGGCGCGGCCGGAGCTGTGGCGAGAGCTGACTGATCCCGGCGCGTACGCGCACCGGCCGGATCACGGTGAGCTTCGCCAAGCGTTGCTCGCGGCTGTCGGTGCGAAGGACGGCGAGTCGATCCGGAACGGCTGCGCGATGGCCGGCGTGACGGGACCAGCCGCAGTGCTCGCGTTGCGCCAGGAATACCAGCGACGACTGCTCTGCCTAGCAGCGCGGGACATCACCGGCGCGTCCGGATTGGACGTTGTGACCGCAGAGCTCGCAGATCTCGCCGACGCTCTCCTTCAGGCGGCGCTAGCCGTCGCGACCGCGACCCTGGCACCTGGCCGGCCGGAGGCCCGCATGGCGGTGATCGCGATGGGGAAGTGCGGCGGACGCGAGCTCAATTACGTCAGTGACGTCGACGTCCTGTTCGTGGCGGAGCCGGTCGATGCCGACACCGACCCCGCCGCGGCTCTGCGGACGGCCACGACACTGGCCAGCAGCATGATGCGGATCTGTCAGCAGGCGGCCTGGCCGGTGGACGCGGCGTTGCGACCGGAAGGCAAGGACGGGCCGCTCGTACGGACGCTCGCCAGTCATCGTGCGTACTACGAGAAGTGGGCTCGCACCTGGGAGTTCCAGGCGCTCATCAAAGCGCGGCCGGCGGCGGGGGATCTCGCGCTGGGGCGCGAGTGGTGGGACATGGTGTCGCCGTTGGTCTGGCGTGCCGCCGATGCTGACGGGGTGGTCGCCGACGTACGCGCGATGCGACGCAAGGTGCTCGACCACCTGCCGCCGGGCGACGCGGCGAAGGAGGTCAAGCTCGGTCCGGGCGGTTTGCGGGACATCGAGTTCGCCGTCCAGCTCCTGCAGCTGGTGCACGGCCGGTCGGATCCGGAGATCCGCAGTGGCAACACGTTGGAGGCTTTGGCCAAGCTGCGCGACGGTGGTTACGTGGGGCTGGCCGACGGTGCCGCGCTCGGGGACGCGTATCGGTTCCTGCGGACCGTGGAGCATCGCCTGCAACTGCAGCGGCTACGGCGTACGCACCGCATCCCGGACGATTCGGACGGAGTCCGCTGGCTGGCGCGGACGCTCGGGATCACCGGTTCGGCGGAGAAGGGGCCGGTCGAAGCGTTCCTGGACCAGTGGGCCCAGGTCGCGCGGCAGGTGCGACGGCTGCACGAGAAGCTGTTCTATCGACCGCTGCTGGAGGCGGTGGCGCGCGTGCCGTCGGAGGCCTACCGGCTCAGTCCGGACGCGGCCCGCAGCCGGCTGGGGGTGCTCGGGTTCGCCGACCCGGCCAGCGCGTTGCGTCATGTCGAGGCGCTGACCAGCGGTGTCAGCCGCACGGCGGCGATCCAGCGGACGCTGTTGCCGGCGATGCTCTACACCTTCGCGGATTCGCCGAATCCCGACGCCGGCCTGCTGGCCTATCGCAAGGTGTCCGAACTGCTCGGCCGTACGCCGTGGTACCTGCGGCTGCTGCGCGACAGCGGTCCGGTGGCGGAGCGTACGGCGCAGTTGCTCGGCGCCAGCCGCTATGTGGCCGACCTGCTGTCCCGCGATCCGGAGGCGCTGCAACTGCTCGCCGACGATGCCGAGCTGGCGCCACGTGGCCTGGACACCTTGCTGACGGCGATGCTCGCGGCGGCGGACCGGTCCACCGAGCCGGTCGCGGCGGTGACCGCCGTACGGACCTTACGGCGGCGCGAGCTTCTGCGGATCGCCTGCGCCGACCTCCTGCAGCTGCTCGACGTACGCGAGGTCGGACAGGCGTTGTCCGATGTGGCCGACGCCGTCCTGGAGGCGACGCTGCGCGCGGCGATCCGTGGCGTGACGACGGAGCGCGGCGCGCCCCCGCCGGTACGCGTGGCGATCGTGGCGCTCGGCCGGCTCGGTGGTCAGGAGATCGGGTACGCGTCGGACGCGGATGTGCTGTTCGTGCACGAGCCGGTCGGAGGTGCAGGCGACGCTGAGGCGGCTGCGGCGGCCATCGCGGTCGCCGAGCGTGTGCAGCGGCTGCTGGCCGCACGGTCGGTGGACCCGCCGCTCACCGTCGACGCGGGACTGCGGCCGGAGGGCCGGCAGGGGCCGCTGTCGCGCAGCCTCGCTTCGTACGAGGCATACTACCGGCGCTGGTCGAGCGTCTGGGAGGCTCAGGCGCTGCTACGTGCGCGAGTCGCCGCCGGAGACCCGGAGATCGGCGAGCGCTTGCTCTGGATCGCCGACGATCTGCGCTATCCGGAGAACGGCCTGGATCCGGCCGGGGTGACCGAGATCCGCCGGCTCAAGGCACGTGTTGATTCCGAGCGCCTGCCGCGTGGCGCGGATCCGGCGCTGCACACGAAGCTCGGCCGGGGTGGTCTCGGCGATGTGGAGTGGACCATCCAGCTCGTACAGATGCAGCACGCGCGGCAGGTGCCGGCGCCCGGCCTGCGCTCGACGAGCACACTCGACGCGCTCGAGGCGGCGGCCGAGGCCGGACTCATCTCCCGCCACTGCGCCGCGGACATGGTGGAGGCGTGGAAACTCGCCAGCCGTGTCCGGAACGCGCTCATGCTGGTCCGCGGACGGCCGTCGGACCAGTTGCCGCGGTACGGCGCGGACCTCGCCGGTGTCGCCTGGGTGATCGAGCGCGAGACGGAGGATCCGCAGGCGTTCGTCGACAGGTATCTGCGGACGGCGAGACATGCGCGCCGCGCCGTCGAGGACATCTTCGGCGCCTGA